Proteins encoded in a region of the Trichosurus vulpecula isolate mTriVul1 chromosome 9, mTriVul1.pri, whole genome shotgun sequence genome:
- the DMAC1 gene encoding distal membrane-arm assembly complex protein 1: MPASTSSSTAASPAPALPPAPAPVAAPGKNPLMDCLSCRLLSGTGLLGAGGYVYWIGRRPLKLGYAATPGLIFQMVVGISIACWGLVILVDPVGKAYPAESKKQ, encoded by the exons ATGCCTGCCAGCACCTCTTCATCGACCGCGGCTTCGCCAGCCCCGGCCTTGCCCCCGGCTCCGGCCCCGGTCGCAGCTCCGGGCAAGAACCCGTTAATGGACTGCCTGAGCTGCCGCCTCTTATCGGGAACGGGGCTGCTGGGGGCCGGCGGCTACGTGTACTGGATAGGGCGGCGGCCCCTGAAGCTGGGCTATGCCGCCACCCCGGGTCTCATCTTCCAGATGGTCGTTGGCATCA GTATCGCATGTTGGGGGTTAGTCATACTGGTGGACCCAGTAGGAAAAGCCTATCCTGCAGAATCCAAGAagcagtga